One window of the Podospora pseudopauciseta strain CBS 411.78 chromosome 4, whole genome shotgun sequence genome contains the following:
- a CDS encoding hypothetical protein (COG:O; EggNog:ENOG503P1HC) yields the protein MLQDGGGVIRISHNTEEDSTVTIHLDLTKFVSHGKPAAGRYLLHLHIWRCAPNFSARKDLYEPLCAVEDND from the exons ATGCTTCAAGACGGAGGCGGCGTCATCCGCATCTCCCACAACACGGAGGAGGACTCAACCGTCACCATCCACCTCGACCTCACCAAGTTCGTCTCGCACGGTAAACCCGCTGCGGGCCGCTACCTCTTGCACCTGCATATCTGGCGCTGCGCTCCAAATTTCTCAGCTCGCAAGGACTTATACGAGCCTCTTTGTGCCGTCGAGG ATAATGATTAG
- a CDS encoding hypothetical protein (EggNog:ENOG503NVTG): MAASPSSAAGATTANSSPSSDPILRNALRYTISAREYALLHKYVISKSRALKRRAPTVEKVRNMMDGPQQMPQQQGRKGFIGGQGDKRRGSIKGKDVAPPTAQGADDYNAKAIRHSIRVFMATGAVMKLWGLAQTRLLGKKGDGGGKDRQGGLHKSPTLRLGLSLSTILFLYRVLFRFFTRLRVQLLEPSAAPFRKRNPKTASTLTSPYAPAVGASLAGLALGVYPAEQLRVTIALFLGFKAVEWGWNCAEENGMVWGWEKMGLGGKGKMRERPWWWGSWMLQPLAFGQLLHAAVFDRECFPKGFGNVVERFSLTYLHPKPEDFPAGMQWPTTEVVVDGIARMAKLSWPAFISPTLFPGKEDTLPPGLSPIAPLTSGAHPLITSLSCATLHPSDPSCTRTFLTFWLRSFPPLTRILLLVYSILMVPKMKSFYHFPVSTIQTLVSNALRMSTFLTGAVATAWSSICFFQSWFPRTFLPTQRMFLGGFLAGLWAIIEQGRQGSRQIFLYSAKASVESFWKVGVKRRWWRAMKGGDVWVFVAALMLTGLVYERDARAIKEGSWRKGISWVRGEGLRDWGVEVEEGEEDEEREKEE, encoded by the exons ATGGCGGCCTCGCCCTCGAGCGCCGCCGGTGCCACGACGGCAAACAGCTCGCCGTCCTCCGACCCCATCCTCCGTAACGCGCTCCGATACACCATCTCCGCTCGCGAATATGCCCTCTTGCACAAATATGTCATTTCGAAATCCCGAGCGCTGAAGCGGCGAGCGCCGAcggtggagaaggtgaggaaTATGATGGATGGGCCTCAGCAAAtgccacagcagcaggggaggaaggggtttATTGGTGGGCAGGGGGATAAGAGACGGGGGTCGATCAAAGGGAAGGATGTCGCTCCGCCGACAGCACAAGGGGCTGATGATTACAATGCAAAGGCCATCAGGCATTCCATCAGGGTGTTTATGGCCACCGGGGCAGTGATGAAGCTTTGGGGGTTGGCGCAGacgaggttgttggggaagaagggggatgggggagggaaggataGGCAAGGGGGGTTGCACAAGAGTCCTactttgaggttggggttgagtttGAGCACGATTCTGTTTCTGTATAGGGTGTTGTTTAGGTTTTTTACGAGGTTGAGGGTGCAGCTGCTGGAGCCGAGTGCTGCGCCGTTTAGGAAGCGGAATCCAAAGACGGCGAGCACGCTGACGAGTCCGTACGCGCCGGCTGTTGGGGCGAgtttggcggggttggcgttgggggtTTATCCGGCGGAGCAGTTGAGGGTGACGATTGCtttgtttttggggtttAAGGCTGTGGAGTGGGGGTGGAATTGCGCAGAGGAGAATGGgatggtttgggggtgggagaagatggggttgggcgggaaagggaagatgagggagaggccttggtggtgggggagttggatgTTGCAGCCGTTGGCGTTTGGGCAGTTGTTGCATGCGGCGGTGTTTGATAGGGAGTGTTTCCCGAAGGGGTTCGGGAATGTGGTGGAGAGATTTTCGTTGACGTATTTGCATCCCAAGCCAGAGGATTTCCCGGCGGGAATGCAGTGGCCTACAactgaggtggtggtggacgggATTGCGAGGATGGCGAAGTTGAGCTGGCC GGCGTTTATCTCGccaaccctcttcccagGCAAAGAGgacaccctcccccctgGGCTCTCCCCCATCGCGCCTCTGACCTCGGGCGCCCACCCCCTTATCACGTCGCTTTCTTGTGCGACACTTCACCCCTCCGACCCATCTTGCACACGCACATTCCTCACCTTCTGGCTCCGCTCCTTCCCACCACTCACCCGCATCCTTTTGCTGGTCTACTCTATCCTGATGGTCCCCAAGATGAAGTCCTTTTATCACTTCCCCGTCTCCACCATCCAGACCCTTGTATCCAACGCTCTCCGGATGTCAACCTTCCTCACTGGTGCCGTTGCCACCGCCTGGTCAAGCATCTGCTTCTTCCAGAGCTGGTTCCCACGGACTTTCCTGCCCACTCAACGGATGTTCCTCGGTGGGTTCCTTGCTGGTCTCTGGGCGATTATCGAGCAGGGGAGACAAGGAAGCAGACAGATCTTCTTGTATAGCGCCAAGGCTAGTGTCGAAAGCTTCTGGAAGGTGGGAGTGaagagaaggtggtggagggcgaTGAAGGGGGGTGATGTGTGGGTTTTTGTTGCGGCGTTGATGCTCACTGGTCTTGTGTATGAGAGGGATGCGAGGGCGATTAAAgaggggagctggaggaaggggatcAGTTGGGTTAGGGGagaggggttgagggattggggggttgaggttgaggagggggaggaggatgaggaacgggagaaagaggagtga
- a CDS encoding hypothetical protein (EggNog:ENOG503NZT4), with protein MAPSNGTAEKPATRKASSHVVPVVPVLPLSYVKRLPNQPATPSPSTQKVDEPSTRPASPERKNSGDHDATTPSAATIHVATSTSSTTASNSNTPDSSTICSEPTEQPFVSGAPPPPSSHHNPAFEQPARTPAPELPLPAPHPAIANQPVFHHPRPSNGSLVFAHHESNASSPVPHSGGYGFPPPGIVPYPPSAALPVTAVDAYGRPLLVSPTVDSYPPTVIKHHGPPTPHSYHGSQSSQIGDHIYNQHSTMSGTHPTMSGTHPTMNGTHPTMNGTHPTMSGTHPTMSGAGPVNGSQGGIRGPQPTTNGVQPTINGSGPYHPTGGMSPEAAAALAHHMNSMSPYIRAALGDNSYSDCTLDVNVPVSHIFQDHPDCSRLNTAIRTPAHRLMLGRSPMLAEKIGEDGVQAGGVLKLEVRDEWIRPDVFWHCLRALYGWDIAAGNLPSQLRYWSAKDELKTALSYWAAGQMLLCPRIQGIASDCARRLLGWETISIAAWFVSHNMALGPSLTHDVFLDSTLNWIIYHLPQSFDVDENVGDCGFSRLPRANQSASYRPNPPNAHVSSRVAANPRLSKIRFGDLAEEGFDVDQLYPGSPFTPAQVNGLFSRILLNLPFDLLKHVLEHPNLCSNAGPLPPGPRLRIIDAVRAAREKRRWELLESTDMQVRVYQERIASQPEPVPVVNLADFWHNSLGFKEETFIGDVPFLIRTWSLGPEGSDV; from the exons ATGGCGCCTTCCAATGGCACTGCTGAGAAGCCTGCTACCCGGAAAGCTTCTTCCCACGTTGTTCCCGTTGTCCCTGTTCTCCCTCTCAGCTATGTGAAGCGGCTCCCGAATCAGCCAGCCACACCTTCCCCGTCTACCCAAAAGGTTGACGAGCCTTCTACCCGACCTGCCAGCCCCGAGAGGAAGAATTCCGGCGATCATGACGCTACCACACCGTCCGCTGCCACCATTCACGTCGCTACGTCTACATCATCTACTACCGCATCGAATAGCAATACTCCAG ATTCTTCCACCATCTGTTCCGAGCCTACAGAGCAACCGTTTGTATCAggtgcccctcctcctccttccagtcATCACAACCCCGCATTTGAGCAGCCGGCGAGAACACCAGCCCCTGAGCTTCCTCTCCCCGCCCCACACCCGGCCATTGCGAATCAGCCAGTtttccaccatcctcgccccAGTAACGGAAGCTTGGTGTTTGCTCATCACGAGTCTaacgcctcctcccctgtCCCTCATTCGGGTGGCTACGGTTTCCCCCCTCCTGGGATCGTGCCATACCCACCGTCTGCCGCTCTCCCAGTCACCGCTGTTGACGCCTACGGCCGTCCCTTGTTGGTATCACCGACAGTAGATTCTTATCCGCCGACTGTCATAAAGCATCACGGGCCACCTACTCCCCATAGCTACCACGGCTCACAATCTTCCCAAATTGGAGATCACATCTACAACCAGCATTCGACCATGAGCGGCACTCATCCAACCATGAGCGGCACTCATCCAACCATGAACGGCACTCATCCAACCATGAACGGCACTCATCCCACTATGAGCGGCACTCATCCGACTATGAGCGGCGCTGGCCCGGTCAACGGCAGCCAGGGAGGAATTCGTGGTCCTCAGCCTACCACCAATGGTGTTCAACCCACAATCAACGGCTCTGGACCCTATCATCCTACCGGGGGTATGAGCCCCGAGGCCGCGGCTGCATTAGCACACCATATGAACTCGATGTCGCCTTACATTAGGGCTGCGCTGGGCGACAACTCGTACAGTGATTGTACTCTGGACGTGAATGTCCCAGTCAGCCACATCTTCCAGGATCACCCCGACTGCAGCCGACTGAACACTGCCATTCGAACGCCAGCGCATCGGCTTATGCTTGGTCGCAGTCCAATGCTTGCTGAGAAgattggagaggatggtgtcCAGGCCGGCGGTGTCTTGAAATTAGAGGTTCGTGATGAATGGATTCGGCCGGACGTGTTTTGGCATTGCCTCCGTGCGCTATATGGTTGGGATATTGCGGCCGGCAACCTACCGAGCCAATTACGCTACTGGAGTGCCAAAGACGAGCTCAAAACCGCCCTTAGCTACTGGGCTGCCGGTCAGATGTTGCTGTGTCCTCGGATTCAGGGTATCGCTTCGGACTGCGCAAGGAGATTGCTTGGGTGGGAGACGATCAGTATCGCCGCTTGGTTCGTTTCGCACAACATGGCTCTGGGACCCAGCTTGACCCACGATGTGTTCCTCGACAGCACTCTGAACTGGATAATCTATCATCTTCCCCAGAGCTTTGATGTGGACGAGAACGTGGGAGACTGTGGGTTTTCTCGGCTCCCTCGTGCCAACCAGTCGGCGTCTTACAGACCAAATCCGCCTAATGCACACGTGTCGTCGCGTGTTGCTGCCAACCCGAGGCTGTCTAAGATCCGGTTCGGAGATCTGGCAGAAGAAGGATTTGACGTCGATCAGCTCTATCCCGGCAGTCCATTCACACCCGCTCAGGTCAATGGTCTCTTTTCTAGGATATTGCTGAACCTTCCATTTGACCTGCTCAAGCATGTCCTGGAGCACCCCAATCTCTGCTCCAACGCCGGGCCTCTTCCGCCGGGACCTCGTTTGCGGATTATTGATGCGGTTCGGGCGGCGCGGGAGAAGCGACGATGGGAGTTATTGGAAAGCACCGACATGCAAGTGCGTGTCTATCAAGAGCGGATCGCGTCTCAGCCGGAGCCTGTTCCTGTGGTTAATTTGGCCGACTTTTGGCACAATAGCTTGGGCTTCAAGGAAGAGACTTTTATCGGTGACGTGCCATTCCTTATTCGCACCTGGAGTCTTGGTCCTGAAGGCAGCGACGTTTAG
- a CDS encoding hypothetical protein (COG:S; EggNog:ENOG503PEWV) gives MAYYACVNRYSVRVDNGTARTVTLSSHDVVGPSDHGVIAINCTIPRLVSGGAQKTQCQQNGRNPNQRVLTLKGSLPTAQGSNFTADVRSSTLLSPAITHDSAGIWAWDGGAVKILVGNVATTPTLADAIYGYRTDDFGTVENRLQTWDTEIQRQRLQNVATNLAVSITNGLRSIRSDINSTDGADNAFPVVGTVPEVQTFVQVRWVWLTLIVLQLGLALIFFIMTVIATRHLGAQVRKSSVLETSYALHPNGGLGNEGTKTQMVRQHGNMVL, from the exons ATGGCTTACTACGCCTGCGTCAACAGATACTCGGTCCGTGTTGACAATGGAACTGCACGCACAGTGACTCTGTCGTCGCATGACGTGGTTGGGCCTTCAGACCACGGTGTGATAGCAATCAACTGTACAATACCAAGACTGGTCAGTGGAGGGGCACAGAAGACACAGTGTCAGCAGAACGGGAGAAACCCCAACCAAAGGGTGCTCACACTCAAGGGCAGCCTTCCGACAGCTCAGGGTTCAAACTTTACCGCAGATGTGCGGAGTTCGACACTCCTGAGCCCGGCCATCACCCATGATTCAGCTGGTATCTGGGCctgggatggtggtgcggTGAAGATTCTGGTGGGAAATGTCGCAACCACCCCAACGCTTGCTGATGCCATATACGGATACAGAACCGATGACTTTGGAACAGTCGAAAATCGGTTGCAGACCTGGGATACCGAAATCCAACGACAGAGGCTGCAAAATGTGGCCACCAATTTGGCGGTAAGCATAACCAATGG CCTTCGCTCTATCAGATCTGATATCAATTCGACCGATGGGGCGGATAATGCTTTCCCGGTGGTTGGCACTGTCCCTGAGGTGCAAACATTTGTGCAGGTGCGCTGGGTGTGGTTGACCCTCATCGTTTTGCAGCTTGGCCTCGCTCTGATATTCTTCATCATGACCGTGATTGCGACCCGTCATCTTGGTGCTCAAGTTCGCAAGAGCTCGGTGCTTGAGACATCGTATGCGCTTCACCCCAATGGCGGGCTTGGAAACGAGGGGACAAAAACTCAGATGGTTCGACAACACGGCAATATGGTATTGTGA
- a CDS encoding hypothetical protein (EggNog:ENOG503NW9Q; COG:M) produces the protein MNSGLQLFVPSLLRQQLSLQHLISPGPLPLFGGKSRPQEQEQLLGDVAISDGILQHDLGRKLAGRFVPETKLLEPGVEIRGVLVKLRTEQAWELLQRDVASNLEVLKGKIWSYGYPGTRWDSLFRSDYLHKNRGEEKCEECSGDDGVCMRSIEMTCQQLGCKSLGMSRKAGNFPAEAHGLLDVLFTTPYLDRKNRNPDEVQADPGCGKSALAKHLVEDVIPNTTARKTCYFFFKDDVEDQKTMNSALSCVLHQLYLILRASRAHAPEQNQSMPEFKLHSD, from the exons ATGAATTCGGGGTTGCAATTATTTGTGCCCTCCCTCTTGAGGCAACAGCTGTCACTGCAACATTTGATATCACCTGGCCCTCTACCGTTGTTTGGAGGCAAAAGTCGGCCGCAGGAACAGGAACAGCTACTTGGAGATGTGGCCATCAGCGACGGGATACTGCAGCATGACTTGGGGAGAAAGCTTGCCGGTCGGTTCGTGCCGGAGACGAAGCTCCTGGAACCAGGCGTGGAGATACGGGGAGTGCTGGTGAAGTTGCGGACAGAACAGGCATGGGAGCTGCTACAGAGAGATGTCGCCAGTAATCTTGAGGTCTTGAAAGGGAAAATCTGGTCTTATGGTTATCCTGGTACGCGTTGGGATTCTCTTTTCAGATCGGACTACCTGCACAAGAATCGCGGTGAAGAGAAGTGTGAAGAGTGTtcaggtgatgatggagtcTGTATGCGGTCGATTGAGATGACTTGTCAACAGCTCGGCTGCAAG AGCCTCGGGATGTCGAGAAAAGCGGGCAATTTCCCGGCTGAGGCTCACGGCCTGTTGGACGTGCTGTTTACAACACCATATCTAGACCGCAAGAATCGTAATCCCGATGAGGTCCAGG CGGACCCTGGGTGTGGGAAATCAGCCCTGGCCAAACAtctggtggaggatgtcatTCCAAACACCACGGCTCGAAAAACCTGTTACTTTTTTTTCAAAGACGATGTTGAGGATCAAAAGACAATGAACAGCGCGCTGAGTTGTGTATTACATCAGCTCTACTTA ATCCTGAGGGCTTCAAGAGCTCATGCGCCTGAACAAAACCAGAGCATGCCCGAATTTAAGCTTCATTCTGACTAG
- a CDS encoding hypothetical protein (EggNog:ENOG503Q0C4), whose product MPGGSRRGTRLRLFTPTPTPAVPILSLFFSLLSLILLVSTICNPSRDQIISSSTYVLSPNPPFGFLTIKKIPIINMSDNGKNPAFTGPKGSPPDGGLTNSLEEMLTYQKAKLASMASSPKVDPKDDTPKRESGSEYSKSSSYPEGSKAGKVKKVSKRKGGKGKGGKNTDRPKSPLTTKLVVKDESAAADKEQSVKTETPAGSEYQVDVKVGTDDRVDSKASIKVEAPANIEYEHKVKSESVAAVETDEIPIDVGENDPSIKTEIKKENSFGSGHGFEFKSPCNPSIKAEIKEESTSGSDRGIDFKSPPSPPKTPVKAEDQAALGPQINKESSGSDYAVTTQEESPVISDETNTMKLAKSSSENLLQNTKGETAGSNNSDVQQGSDDSPPVQIRPKVQILTYHRDADMYVRVRNAASLGYGFNRYAHVRKDALISASGTIKAKFGNAANAIMTDKDDSPFGLNVVFSILHHKYHELGIRPTIPELYGLAQVVEKYDVAHVIVPFAEKWLVHDLNFHIIMAGENLNNERVMVMTWIFGEGRWFSRTLPKVAREATLQDGVLTGADGPFAGRIPDHLIECMSKYRLFCLRKLHKCIDEPLTALINGSRQYCRAGDATADIKESCNHQHLGGMISGLTIAGLVPFPEPEQYQGSVLDLIQKLQSIRPVRYKVPGISPHIDTHQNCGIRHLQLLKAVGAEPIRLTNELYQDFKRHGQKTGVFSEELYNELKVEEIHPATDNFKDDQDHFVQESWELDFEVDQGRNRGWCVVC is encoded by the exons ATGCCCGGCGGGTCCCGGAGGGGCACAAGGCTCCGACTTttcactcccactcccactcccgcCGTTCccatcctctctctcttcttttctcttctctccctcaTACTGCTTGTCTCGACGATTTGCAACCCATCTCGAGACCAGATCATCAGCTCGAGCACCTACGTCCTGTCACCCAATCCTCCTTTTGGTTTCCTTACAATCAAAAAGATCCCAATCATCAACATGTCTGACAACGGCAAGAATCCCGCTTTCACCGGCCCG AAGGGCTCACCCCCCGACGGTGGTCTCACCAATTCCCTCGAGGAGATGTTGACCTACCAGAAGGCCAAACTGGCTTCCATGGCGAGTTCTCCCAAGGTTGACCCCAAGGACGACACCCCCAAGCGTGAGAGTGGCTCCGAGTACTCCAAGAGCTCCTCTTACCCCGAGGGCAGCAAGGCCGGCAAGGTCAAAAAGGTCAGCAAGCGTAAGGGCGGCAAAGGCAAAGGCGGCAAGAATACCGATCGCCCCAAGTCCCCTCTGACGACCAAGTTGGTCGTCAAGGATGagtctgctgctgccgacAAAGAGCAGTCTGTCAAGACTGAGACTCCTGCCGGCTCCGAGTACCAGGTCGACGTCAAGGTCGGGACCGACGATCGTGTCGACAGCAAGGCCAGTATCAAGGTTGAAGCTCCTGCTAATATCGAGTACGAGCACAAGGTTAAGTCTGAGTCTGTCGCTGCTGTCGAGACTGACGAGATTCCCATCGATGTTGGCGAGAATGACCCCTCCATCAAGACCGAGATCAAAAAGGAAAATTCCTTTGGCTCTGGCCACGGCTTCGAGTTCAAGAGCCCGTGCAATCCCTCCATCAAAGCtgagatcaaggaggagaGCACCTCTGGCTCTGATCGCGGCATCGATTTCAAAAGCCCGCCTAGCCCTCCCAAGACTCCCGTCAAGGCCGAGGATCAAGCTGCTTTGGGCCCTCAGATCAACAAGGAGAGCTCCGGCTCTGACTATGCCGTCACGACTCAGGAGGAGAGTCCCGTTATCTCCGACGAGACCAATACCATGAAGCTTGCGAAGTCTTCTTCGGAGAATCTTCTCCAGAATACCAAGGGAGAGACCGCCGGCTCCAACAATTCCGATGTTCAGCAGGGGTCTGACGACAGCCCCCCTGTCCAGATTCGTCCAAAGGTCCAAATCCTGACATACCATCGAGACGCCGACATGTATGTCCGTGTCCGTAACGCCGCGTCTCTCGGTTACGG CTTCAACAGGTATGCTCATGTCCGCAAGGATGCCCTGATTTCTGCTTCGGGCACCATAAAGGCGAAATTCGGCAATGCTGCCAATGCCATCATGACGGATAAGGACGATAGTCCTTTTGGGTTGAACGTTGTGTTTTCTATCCTTCACCACAAGTACCACGAACTTGGCATTCGTCCGACTATTCCTGAGCTCTATGGCCTG GCCCAGGTAGTGGAGAAGTACGATGTGGCCCACGTTATTGTGCCGTTTGCCGAGAAATGGTTGGTTCATGATTTGAATTTTCATATCATCATGGCCGGGGAGAATCTCAACAACGAGCGGGTCATGGTGATGACATGGATCTTTGGTGAGGGCCGCTGGTTCTCCCGCACTCTTCCCAAGGTTGCCCGCGAGGCTACGCTTCAGGACGGCGTCCTTACGGGCGCCGATGGTCCTTTCGCTGGAAGAATTCCGGACCATTTGATCG AATGCATGTCCAAGTATCGGCTGTTCTGCCTTCGCAAGTTGCACAAGTGCATCGATGAGCCCTTGACGGCACTGATCAACGGATCTCGTCAATACTGTCGCGCTGGCGATGCCACCGCCGACATCAAAGAATCCTGCAACCATCAGCACCTCGGAGGAATGATCTCTGGGCTGACCATCGCCGGGTTGGTCCCCTTCCCGGAGCCGGAGCAGTACCAAGGAAGCGTTTTGGATCTCATCCAGAAGCTGCAGTCCATCCGCCCTGTGCGCTACAAGGTTCCGGGTATCTCGCCCCATATTGACACGCACCAGAACTGCGGCATTCGCCATTTGCAGCTTCTCAAGGCAGTTGGGGCTGAGCCCATTCGTTTGACCAACGAGTTGTACCAAGACTTCAAGCGCCATGGTCAGAAGACCGGCGTGTTCTCGGAGGAGCTCTACAATGAGCTCAAGGTTGAAGAGATCCATCCGGCCACGGATAACTTCAAGGATGACCAGGATCACTTTGTTCAGGAGTCTTGGGAGTTGGATTTTGAAGTAGATCAAGGAAGAAACAGGGGATGGTGCGTTGTTTGCTGA
- a CDS encoding hypothetical protein (EggNog:ENOG503PWKH) has product MNGYHDHNEHANRYHHRPTGGFASRGAPPPPPGFSPASTGLPPLQPAPRRPPPPSAHAIPLTPPPPPPPPSATPLTSIRHQQPIHHHHQHHHPSHLITATTSPPLPSPSASSIPSESRTLLTFPTPGLPSPRIIRPSQPPVRYPPSTIKYNNSDPHHQRHIVSTLQTTSNLRNLSFLFHPPAPSRQQQPTDSNAHLPAQIQTNRWLCCQCAEEGFVDPVGTVHLVGETEEMYSTCLFRPSSCHHKKCVNCVLYAGPASSRDPVRGVKFLVRTVGGLYTSGRFIDPVRWECGVCGEWDNNKIDGGVRMGTGCQGRGCKAQGWGGWGGGRRGFFTRESIVLNRYGQRLGTADQRVAFEGGPWDWHRRGLGDGRCVLSKGVREVLMRRGGGGGGRERRVWGVGEQVPGYEYRRPPPLDEDDERENSEYEGSFLAGLPVEGGDKGKGKEREGGMEMEGVVCGGQGNGIDSRHHGGSERREHGFISPSSATMTTTRSPDTGQGQGAKPRFFPGLSNMRM; this is encoded by the coding sequence aTGAACGGCTACCACGATCACAACGAACATGCCAACCGATACCACCATCGACCGACGGGGGGGTTTGCGTCTCGTGGtgcgcctccaccaccaccggggtTTTCTCCGGCGTCGACTGGGCTGCCACCGCTTCAACCTGCGCCacgacgaccaccaccaccatcagcgCATGCGATACCCttgacaccaccaccaccgccgccgccgccgagcgCTACCCCCCTTACGTCGATACGACACCAGCAGCCgatacaccaccaccaccaacaccaccacccatcgcACCTCATCACCgcaacaacatcaccaccattaccctccccctccgcctcctccatcccatcagAATCCcgcaccctcctcaccttcccaaccccaggcctcccctccccccgaaTAATCCgcccatcccaaccccccgTGCGataccccccctcaacaataAAATACAACAACTCcgacccccaccaccagcgacACATCGTCTCAACCCTCCAaacaacctccaacctccgaaacctctccttcttATTCCATCCCCCCGCCCCATcccggcaacaacaaccgacCGATAGCAAcgcccacctccccgcccAAATCCAAACCAACCGCTGGCTCTGTTGCCAGTGCGCAGAAGAGGGCTTCGTCGACCCGGTAGGAACGGTCCACCTCGTGGGTGAAACAGAAGAGATGTACAGCACCTGCCTGTTCCGCCCATCCAGCTGCCACCACAAAAAGTGCGTAAACTGTGTTTTATACGCTGGCCCAGCCTCCAGCCGAGACCCGGTACGGGGGGTGAAATTTCTTGTTAGGACTGTTGGGGGGTTGTACACCAGTGGACGGTTTATCGACCCTGTACGCTGGGAGTGTGGGGTATGCGGGGAGTGGGACAATAACAAGATTGAcgggggggtgaggatgggaaCTGGTTGTCAAGGACGGGGTTGTAAAGCAcagggatgggggggttggggaggagggaggagggggtttttCACCCGGGAGAGTATTGTTCTCAATCGGTATGGACAGAGGCTGGGGACGGCGGATCAGAGGGTTGCCTTTGAGGGGGGGCCGTGGGATTGGCATAGacgggggttgggggatgggaggtgtGTGTTGAGTAAAGGGGTTAGGGAGGtgctgatgaggagggggggtggaggagggggaagggagaggagggtttggggggttggggagcaGGTTCCGGGGTATGAGTATAGgaggccgccgccgttggatgaggatgatgagagggAGAATAGTGAGTATGAGGGCAGTTTCCTGGCCGGCTTGccggttgaggggggggataaagggaaggggaaggagagggagggggggatggagatggagggggtggtttgtgGTGGGCAGGGTAATGGTATTGATAGCAGACATCATGGTGGAAGTGAAAGGCGAGAACATGGGTTTATCAGCCCATCTTCTGCTACGATGACAACGACGAGAAGCCCGGATACGGGACAGGGGCAGGGAGCAAAACCACGCTTCTTTCCGGGGCTGTCAAATATGAGGATGTAA
- a CDS encoding hypothetical protein (COG:S; EggNog:ENOG503P5E7) translates to MAFIRPFEPKDTEDCKATLPPSLASSPACVAMAPYLWTLQFTHLFPEHCFVLDDGSGRAVGYVIGTPDVFALEEMYPRYVEEVLGSEQGRRDVPPPEQMERLEEWWVGGGEGGKRVNERCLAQTAYSVKWLVLEGVEGRRELVEGWRGMLHIDLLEGWQRRGFGREMIGQFVEGVEGVKGGVKGYDYGRGIQLGVAGENKGVVRFYEGVGFRVYPGGEKEGNVWMVRDL, encoded by the exons ATGGCATTCATCCGCCCTTTTGAACCAAAGGACACGGAGGACTGCAA AGCTACCCTCCCCCCTTCGCTCGCCTCGTCCCCGGCCTGTGTGGCTATGGCGCCCTACCTCTGGACGTTGCAGTTCACGCACCTCTTTCCTGAGCACTGTTTTGtgcttgatgatgggagtgGCAGGGCGGTGGGGTATGTAATTGGGACGCCTGACGTTTTTGCGCTAGAGGAAATGTATCCGAGGtatgtggaggaggtgttggggagtgagcaggggaggagggatgtaCCGCCTCCGGAGCAGATGGAGAGGCTGGAggagtggtgggttggggggggtgaggggggaaagagggTGAATGAGAGGTGTTTGGCGCAGACGGCTTATAGTGTTAAGTGGTTGGTgcttgagggggtggaggggaggagggagcttgtggaggggtggagggggatgttgcATATTgatttgttggaggggtggcagaggagggggtttgggagggagatgattgGACAgtttgttgagggggtggagggggtgaaagggggggtgaaggggtaTGATTATGGGAGGGGGATTCAGTTGGGGGTTGCGGGGGAGAATAAAGGGGTTGTGAGGTTTtatgagggggttgggtttAGGGTTTATcctgggggggagaaggaggggaatgTTTGGATGGTGAGGGATTTGTga